Proteins from a genomic interval of candidate division TA06 bacterium:
- a CDS encoding DDE-type integrase/transposase/recombinase: MDKETREQIALIRYKIISPVLAEPARLQNEYFRSQAQKEHMFPHYGLRQVSVSTMKSWLKTFKKKGFHSLYPKARCDTGRPRRATKDMLNVIRARCKAYPHLTTQKLYENLSADHLLGQPSIHYNTLLRIVKKENLLVRKRQDVRKRYEAEHVNDLWVCDFMHGPRVLINRRPHKAILCAIIDDHSRMITGHAFAPSETVASLTRVLKDAFLAFGLPKRVYVDNGSAFSSEFLVKCCALAGISLIHSRPYDSPSRGKIERVFRTIRDRFLSEITEMVTLQELNAAFASFLNDYHHRVHSSIKETPLDRYNRSVGEVEIKRVSRPELDEIFLVRHERVVNNDATISFKGSVYEVPAAYIRQRIEIRHPVDDNEELFLYDNDVRVGRLKLVDTRENARVFKPDLSGTVLSFADGRVEK, translated from the coding sequence ATGGACAAAGAAACCCGTGAACAGATCGCATTGATCCGGTACAAAATCATCAGCCCGGTGCTGGCAGAACCGGCCCGGCTCCAGAACGAGTATTTCAGGAGTCAGGCACAGAAGGAGCACATGTTCCCGCATTATGGATTGAGGCAAGTCTCGGTGTCCACCATGAAGAGCTGGCTGAAAACTTTCAAAAAGAAGGGTTTTCATAGTCTTTATCCCAAAGCACGATGTGACACCGGTCGTCCCCGACGAGCCACAAAGGACATGCTGAACGTCATCAGGGCCAGGTGCAAGGCGTATCCGCACCTGACGACGCAGAAGCTGTATGAAAACCTTTCTGCCGACCACCTGCTGGGGCAGCCTTCAATTCATTACAATACCCTTCTTCGGATCGTAAAAAAAGAAAACCTGCTGGTCCGGAAAAGACAGGATGTCCGAAAAAGATATGAAGCCGAACATGTCAATGATCTGTGGGTCTGCGATTTCATGCACGGCCCGAGGGTGCTCATCAACAGGCGGCCCCACAAGGCCATTTTGTGCGCGATCATCGATGATCACAGCCGGATGATCACCGGTCATGCCTTTGCTCCCAGTGAAACCGTGGCGTCGTTGACAAGGGTTTTAAAGGATGCCTTTCTGGCCTTCGGTCTGCCCAAAAGAGTCTACGTCGACAACGGGTCGGCGTTCAGTTCGGAATTTCTGGTCAAATGCTGCGCTTTAGCCGGAATATCGCTGATCCATTCCAGACCCTACGATTCGCCGTCTCGCGGCAAAATTGAACGCGTTTTTCGGACCATCAGGGACCGCTTTCTGTCTGAGATCACAGAAATGGTTACCCTGCAGGAACTCAATGCGGCCTTTGCCTCCTTTCTGAATGACTATCATCACAGAGTTCATTCCAGTATCAAAGAAACTCCCTTGGATCGCTACAACCGGTCGGTGGGAGAGGTGGAGATCAAACGGGTGTCCCGGCCTGAACTCGACGAGATTTTTCTGGTTCGCCATGAAAGAGTCGTCAACAATGATGCCACCATCAGCTTCAAGGGCAGCGTTTATGAAGTGCCTGCAGCCTATATCCGTCAGCGTATTGAGATCCGCCATCCCGTGGACGACAATGAGGAACTGTTCCTTTATGACAACGATGTCAGGGTCGGCAGACTGAAGCTGGTGGACACCCGGGAAAACGCCCGGGTATTCAAACCGGATCTGTCCGGAACAGTCCTTTCCTTTGCCGACGGGAGGGTTGAAAAATGA